In the Pontibacillus sp. HMF3514 genome, GCAAACGCGAAGCACTTCTTATGCTCGAATTGGGTTTTCTAGAGTAGGTACAACGCTGAAATCACTAAGTCATTATAAGCAGTTGCTCCTTTTCTTACTTGCATTTTGGTTATTTAATGATGGAATTTCCACGATTATTAAAATGGCGACTGCTTATGGTACAGAAGTTGGAATTGGACAAAATGATTTAATCGCAGCTCTGCTCATAACACAATTTGTAGGCATTCCATTTGCTTTTCTGTTTGGCTGGCTTGCTAAGAAAATCTCAGCGAAGCGTGCCTTACTAATAGCGTTATGTATTTATGTAGGGATTGTCATTTTGGGCTACTTCATGCAAACGGCCCTTCATTTTTACGCATTAGCCATTTGTGTTGGCTTTGTGCAAGGTGGAGCGCAAGCACTTAGCCGTTCAATATTCGGACGCATGGTTCCTGAAAATCGTCATGCTGAATTTTATGGTTTTTACGGCATTTCATCAAAATTTTCGGCTATTCTAGGTCCGGCTGTTTTTGGAATTGTAGGTGGACTGACAGGTTCAAGTAAGTTCGGTATTTTTTCACTTCTTATTTTCTTTATCCTTGGTATTATCATATTGCTAAAAGTGGATGTAGAAAAAGGGGAGAGAGAAGCAAAACAAGGGTCCATCGATCAAGATGCACCCCATGTCTTTACTCAATAAACGTTATACGATTGGCTCTGCGTATTGATTGACGGCACATTGTTCAAGCGGCTTACCAGTATCATATGAAATGTTTTGTAGCAGATATTCTAACTCATGTTTTGATTGAGACGTTGGCTTTTCCCAATAAGTGAATACCGCCTGCAAAATTTGATAGCCTTCATCTTTTGCTTCTTCGTATAAGTCGAGGAAGCTTTTGGTGGAGGCTTCATTTGTGGCTGAGTGACGCCATTCACCATGCTGATCATTGAGATAGTCTTTTTGGTCATGGAGTGGTTGATGGGAAAATGGAGAAACTAGTGATCCAAGTAACTTATTTTTCCAACCATAAGGGTCAAAAAGGATTCTTAAGGCAAGCTTCATATCACGGTATGCTTCTTGTATATATGTGCTTGGGACAGATTGGTGTGTTTGTGGAAAATACTTTTGGATGTTTTCATCTAACACATGCACCGTATCTTTATCCAAGTTTTTTCCTATGTCAATTTGTTGGTTCACAGGGTTTTTCCATGTTTTTATGTTTCGAAAACGCTCCATCATAACGGTATCAATGTTTACTTCAAGTACCTGATGATTGTTTTTTTCATAGCCAGCGAGGTAGTGGATGTAAGGGTGTGTATTTCTGTCTAATACATGGTGAGTTACAAATCCTGTAACGTAGGCTCTTGTGTGGACCGATTTCTGTCGAGCTGACTCAATTAGATCAAGCAGAAAAGGACCGCAATGGTTATGGTGTAAAACTTGTCCGACTTCATTTACGGAGTGCTTTGATTTCCATGGCCAGAAGTTATGATAGAAAAAAGGATCTGGACCTTGAGCACCAAGATT is a window encoding:
- a CDS encoding MFS transporter, coding for MMKNKKLIRSWAFYDWANSAFATTIMAAVMPIFYVNYAGANLENSTATSYLGYSHSIAALVVAILAPILGAISDYSASKKQFLRFFAYMGMIASVLLAFVGEGQYIFASILLIIGTIGFSSANVFYDAFLPEVAKDDNIDRVSTTGFAFGYIGGGVLLAINLLMIMKFSWFGFPSTTFATKVSLASVGIWWFLFSIPLFKNIKEAKKEKQTRSTSYARIGFSRVGTTLKSLSHYKQLLLFLLAFWLFNDGISTIIKMATAYGTEVGIGQNDLIAALLITQFVGIPFAFLFGWLAKKISAKRALLIALCIYVGIVILGYFMQTALHFYALAICVGFVQGGAQALSRSIFGRMVPENRHAEFYGFYGISSKFSAILGPAVFGIVGGLTGSSKFGIFSLLIFFILGIIILLKVDVEKGEREAKQGSIDQDAPHVFTQ
- a CDS encoding zinc dependent phospholipase C family protein codes for the protein MPNIWTHILFCEELIDSLETPQEFSGVKKYLNLGAQGPDPFFYHNFWPWKSKHSVNEVGQVLHHNHCGPFLLDLIESARQKSVHTRAYVTGFVTHHVLDRNTHPYIHYLAGYEKNNHQVLEVNIDTVMMERFRNIKTWKNPVNQQIDIGKNLDKDTVHVLDENIQKYFPQTHQSVPSTYIQEAYRDMKLALRILFDPYGWKNKLLGSLVSPFSHQPLHDQKDYLNDQHGEWRHSATNEASTKSFLDLYEEAKDEGYQILQAVFTYWEKPTSQSKHELEYLLQNISYDTGKPLEQCAVNQYAEPIV